The Triticum aestivum cultivar Chinese Spring chromosome 5A, IWGSC CS RefSeq v2.1, whole genome shotgun sequence genomic sequence TCATGTCCAAATCTTTTCAAAATTAACCGAACTCGGATTTAGGCAAGTCTGAAACAACAGTTTGGTTTTTGAGTCTCACAGGCCACAAACGATCTTCTATGTAGATGCGCTAAAAAGCAAATTTaaccgtttcaacgagacgaacaactttcctATTGATCACCTTTTCAAATAACGCAATCTTTAATACCCTATGGGGCCATCTTCCAGTTAGACTGACGAAGCTTAGCTAGCCAAAATGGCTTCCAAGTCTCTGGCCTTCGTGTGAGTGCCCTCCCTTCAAAGATGGAACTGCTCGCGCGAGGCGAACCCTACCTCCCGCGCCACCACCtgcgaggcggccgagaaggcatCCAGATCCCCTCGCCGTgatcctcccctcctcctcccttgccgccgccaAGGGGCATGGCCGGGTGAAGTCCGGCCGACGCCAACGCCGGTGGGGCTCGATCTCCCTCCAGTGCGATGGGGCGGTGCAGGCCTTACCGTCGGGTGCGGGTGCGGTGTGACGCGGCGTGGCGGTGTGCGGCTTCCTGGCATGTGCGGTGTTGCGTGGACGGCCGCGGGCGGTGGAGTGCTCCTCACAGCAGCCGGATCTGGCCGGTAGGCGGCGCGGGCCGCGGGCGACATCTAGCTTCGGGCTTCCGGCGACTGCGGTAGGGTCTTCCCGTCGCGGGCGCGGCAGTTTTCCATGGGCAATACGGTTCTGGTGACGGGGCAGTCCCTCGGGCTGCGCAAATCTGAGTAGTGAGGAGGCGGTGGCGTAGTCACTTGACAGAGTGCTAGCGCGGTAGCCGGCAGCAACGCCCGGGCCCTTTGAAGCCCCATCTTGGTCTGGGCAGGCCTGGCTCGGCTCCACCTGCGACGGCTCTGGTGGACGGAGGTGTGGCTCGTGCGGGGGGTTGCGGAGATGGTGGCGTGCCCACTGCAGCGTGGCGACGGGAGATTCACGGGCCATTTCAAGCTCGGCCGGACCCATGTGTCTGGTTTGCTCCTCTTGTTGTACCCAGTCGGTGAACGCCGATGGCGGTTGAGGTTGTCTCCTCCCGCGTGGCTACTAACAATACTGCTCCTAGTTCCCGGCTGCTCCCTCTCGGGCCCGTAGGTCCCGCTTTGGACTCCATGGTGAGACAGCGGTGGCGACTCCAAGACCGTGGTGGCGCATGGTGATGGGCGGCAAGTGTGGTGGAGCGCAACAGATTGGTCGGGTTGGTGGGTGTGTGGCGGACGAGAGAAATCCCAATCGGCTTGGCCGGCACCGATGCGGCGACGCCCATGGGTGCCATCGTTCCTCCCTGAAGGGCGTCGGGTATCCCCCTCACCCATGCCcctccgcgtaccgggggaaaccctaggaccagTCCAGGTAGCAGCGTCGTCATCATCGCGTTCCTTTCTGAAGGTGTTGCTCGGTATGCTGTGGTCCGAAGTGCTAGGAGTGCGGTGGAAATCTCAGGATGGCGCAGCGGCTGCGGATCATCATCGTTTTCATGGATCTGACTCTGTTGTCATTAATTTCTTTTTCCTCATTTTTATTTCTTTTGGCCATGCTTGTGTCATCTGCCCGAGCAGTGGATTCTCAGATGTATTGGGTCGTTGGCTATATCCATATAGCGGGGCGAAAGCCAATTTTGAGAGATCTTCCAATCAGACTCGGTCATGCAGTTGTCTTGGCTATCCGAGTCTTGCATCAACCTTGTAGGCCGTATGCTATCTCAGATGATGATAACTCCGAAAGCAAAGTTGACCATTTCAACGATATGCACAACTTTCGTGTAGAACACTTTTTCGTTTGTGGATATCTTGATAATCTTTTCAGCCCATCTTCAGCTTTTGGTCCGATTGACCTTGACCGTTTCCACTTGGCCGACAAGCTTTTTCCGGCAAGATTTCCATGCCGGCAAGCTTTTCGTCCGGCAAGGTTTTAcaccggcaagctttccacgccgaCAAGCTTTCCACGCCGGCCGACAAGCTTTTCGCTGGCAAGCTTCATTCAGCCGGCAAAGGGCGAATAGCTCACGCGAGACATCAGACACCACCTAGGTGGGTGTTTGGTCCGCAgagtattgcctctaacttttgcatacgaactcgtgTTGGGgggatttatatatcaaaatcgatggACACAATCAATGTAGAGTGTTCCTCCATCGGAGGTTGTCTTTGAGGTATAATTGGCCGAACAGTGATCTGAACATAAATATTACAACTTTGAACACAATTTTGACCCTTAAGATGAGGTCGGTTGGCGATGACCCAAACATCAAAGTTGTTTCATTCGAcgatgcaaaactttttcatgtaaAAAACCTTTTCATTTGAGGACATCTTCATTGTGTTTTGTATCGTGCCAAATTCGGGTGTCAACATAAGGACGTTAAACTGCCGCAAACGTGCTTGAAGATAACAGAGTTGAAGTTGACAGCAGCATACTTGATGTCATTTTGATAACTTGAACCTTCACCATGCATAAAAATGGTTCAGACATTCTAAACATAGGTGGCTTTGGTCCCGAAGTGGATGCACCTCCGACGATGATGGCGAGCCGCGTATGCATGCACGGACAAGCTCTCCCCGCGCTCACGGCCAGCCCACCGACATGGCCGGAGCAACGTCCCGGTTTGCTCGCTCTCTGTTGATCGGGCTTTCTCCTATAAAAAAAACACCCATGGATAGCACATACACAGTGGCAAGAAGGAACAGTTCAAGAGAAGAtggcttcttcttcctcgtcggtgCTGCTGGTTGCGGTGGTGTTGGCCGCGGTCGTGTGTGGCGCGCACGGCATCGCCAAGGTTCCACCGGGCCCCAACATCACGGCGTCGCCTGCGAGCTACGGCAACAAGTGGTTGGACGCCAAGACCACGTGGTACGGCAAGCCGACGGGCGCCGGGCCCAAGGACAACGGCGGTGCCTGCGGGTACAAGGAGGTGGACAAGGCCCCCTTCCACGGCATGACCTCCTGCGGCAACATCCCCATCTTCAAGGACGGCCGCGGCTGCGGCTCCTGCTTCGAGCTCAAGTGCACCAAGCCCGAGGCCTGCTCCGGCGAGCCCACCATGGTGACCATCACCGACAAGAACGAGGAGCCCATCGCCCCCTACCACTTCGACCTCTCCGGCCACGCCTTCGGCTCCATGGCAAAGAAGGGCGAGGagcagaagctgcgcgacgccggcgaggtggagaTCAAGTTCCGGCGCGTCAAGTGCAAGTACCCGGCGGGCACCAAGGTGAACTTCCACGTGGAGAAGTCCTCCAACGAAAACTACCTGGCACTGGTGATCAAGTTCCTCCAAGGCGACGGCGACGTGGTGGGCGTGGACATCAAGCAGAAGGGCGAGGACAAGTGGACCGAGCTCAACGAGTCGTGGGGAGCCGTGTGGAGGATCGACACCCCCCACAAGCTCATCGGCCCCTTCTCCGTCCGCTACACCACCGAGGGCGGCACCAAGACCGTCGTCGACGACGTCATCCCCAAGGGCTGGAAGCCCGACACCTCCTACGAGGCCAAGGGCGGGtactgaagatgatgatgatgatgatgatgatgatgcgactCCTTCCGGCGGCCAGGCCAGCTTAATTAATTAACTTCTTTTCGCTTGGCTCGAAAACAAGAATAAACCAGCCGCACATATATCATACATATGATGCGATGAGACCATGAgtatacttttttttgagggtaGACCATGAGTATACTTATTCATTCATTTACTATAGGGAGAGAGCGTGGACAACTCCTAATTTGAGGTCCAGAACCTGTGTCGTGCAACAAGTTCTAGGTGCAACCTTGCAACTAGCTAAtagtctatatctatacctactaataaagtacgATGTGTTTGTTTAAAATTTTCGTTTGCCCATGCGTATTTTCATCCACACATACATACATTTTTTAATAATAAATAGCGCTGTTGTTATTGGGGCTCGGCTCGACGCCACACTGTTGTTATTGGGCCTCGGATAGAAATCGTTTATTCTGCTGTCCCTTCATCTGTCGTTCGGAGAGCAGCAAAAAGGTTATTCTTGCATGCAAGGATTGAAACTCACGAACTCATCAGTGTACCGTGGGCTGCAACCACCTAAGGAAGCTtatccttatgattgaaacaagaTTTGTTACCCAATTAAAATAGGCCAACCTCGTTGGTTCTTATACGGGGAAAATTATTTACTCGAACTAATAACACTATCGGCTGCGACCACCTGAGCAAGTCTGTAGTTGTGATAGAATAAGGATTTGTTATCCACTTAAAATATTATCACCTTGCCTATTCTAATACGGGATGTTTTAAAGGAGTTAAATAGAGGGTGAGGCGATGATCTAACTTATCCCTTGAGAGCCACAAGCAGAGCTGGGAATGGCCCAATTAAAGATTGTGTAATGAGCCAACACCGTTGAAAGAAATTAACCATGCATTACATCGGGGAAATGGAAAAGGGAACCACTAGGCATCAGACTACTGATGCCTAGCGTTCCATCAGACCAGTGCGTGGCCGTAGGATTAGTGGCTAATGGACGTTAGATCTGTACGAAAGGGGTGATAGGCTAACGTTCAGCTTTTATTACGTGATTAGTGTGACTGCTCCATAACTTACGTCTAGCAGTTAATTCTCGGAGCCGTGCTTCTTAGAACCGAGTTTGACCATGCTACTTCTGCTTCCATCACTCAACCAAGTGAGAATTTATCACAAATTATATTCTGATCAAAATGAAAAATTGGATTCTGATAAAATTTGCGTTTATAGCTTTGATGTAATGATATTGAAATTTAGGTCCAGTGTACGTCTTTATTTTTGTTTCTAGCAGAATAAAAAATTGCTTCCATCGGCGAAACAATTTGCTTCTATTGCAATCAAAATTTGCTAGGACCTGTAAAAATAGTGTCCAAGAACTTTACTCAATCTAATACAATTTTGCATCCAAGAATTTGTTTCCACATGGGAAAAATTCAGTCAAATATATCTTTTATTATGTTTCCAATACAAGAGAAACTTTGGTTCCATCCATCAAAAAAGTGTTTCCATCGCAAAACTAATTTGCTCCTAACCTAGCATAAATTTGTTTCCTTGCTTCGTCCAGTCACACAACATATTCCTTCTAGTCGCCAATAGTACGATGCTTCCATACTTTTCTAACGACTAGAGATCTGCTTCCCTTCATGTTGTGTGTGGTTGTGTTGATTCTGAGGTAGATCCAGGTGTCTCCATGTACCAGCCTTGACGACGACTATCGGACCTGAAGCCAGCAGACAACTGCTTGAAGCATATATCAGTTAGGCATGATGCATAGGTGTTATAGGATGGAATCAACAGTTAGTACTACATGTATATTACTAATGACATAGATAATGTTTACATTGCAATTATGCGAACAAATTAGAACAAGTTTTGGAAGCAAACTACCTAGAACCAAGAAACATATGTAGTATACTATGAAAGCATGGCATGTTTCAATGGTGATACCTATGGCTAGAACAAATTTTGTAAAATATAAGACACATGAAGTATGGAAGCAATCTACATAAATGGAAGAAGCACGTGTAGTGTGATATGGGGACCCCATATACATGAAGCAAGAAAATATGCTATCTCAGTATGGCTCTCCTTAAGTGGAAGCATAGAACATTGGCAATGGAAACAAACTAAGATTGTTGCCAACATTGATGCATGTTTCGTGGCCAGGTCcatgcatgcatgtgtatgtgGGTTGGAAGCACGACACATAGGGAATCGAATCAGGGCGGTGTTGTCGGAGAGAACATGGGTGGCGTGGTGGTTGACAAGAAGCATACCCTCTGCTTCTGCATGCTTCATTGCCGCGGCTCCACTAAAAACATAATAACTGTACTATGTTAGCAAAtacagttcgggccttagcccctctcaaatgagctcgtcttcgggggatcttcttccagagatgatggagagcgcaacgcctcctccggactcctccgctccggaagcgggcgaccccgaagtgtcgtcgcggagggcctctccgagtccggtgaggccagaagataatcccattgacccccgaagctcccagtgtccggctcccgaagagagcagacaaaagagtccggcaccgtctggtgtgtgcGATCGGatattctgagggagttggtggggcgagcggccatctcagatgaacaccgtgtgctgatgaatacggtgatggagagaatctcgtccgccgaaagcggattgcatgaagcttttatgagtttactgacaggctttgaggtacgtaaaataatgtatgatagtcctgcacatgctaggtgtgccctgtgtagatagtagcccctgagactctggttgtcatcgaaacgacgacgaacagaggatcatattcctaggtaataaccatactgcctctatgtgcaggtgatggaagctccggtggctagccggactagcgagtttgcccatttaaaatggtagttggatgcggcagacgctggcatcgagcttgttaacaaaaggcttgacgaggcatagggtaagtgtcattatctggtaaacaccacatagtaagagcagcatgatgccagtatctttaatatgttgtgactacagatggagctgccactgttgaagccttgcgggcagaacttgcccgagccaaggaacaagcgaggtttggcaatgcggctgctttgaaggcggccgaagagttgaaagccgagaaggccgcgcatggcgagagccgagataagatggccaagatggccatagaattaaaagccaccgccgaccgttgtcgggttcttgaaaaggaaaacctagcgaaggcatcagaccttgagaaggcttctgcgacgagaaaagacatccgctctgctatgagggcgaagaaggaggagctgcgggaagccggggatattgtagctgggaaatcctttatgttgtggaggaagttcggagatccacggtatgcccctctggattggctgtggagttcggaggatgtgtatatggatttggcggcgagcgctgccgatgcggccaagtgcttccagggtcagacggaccgtgaagtggaccagctgttttggacacaattccattctcccgagcgtccgctttcattgactaaccaattagccgaatgggccgaactgaataggttctccggactcgccatgaggtctgttgtggatcagctctGGCCGGAAAGGCCGAAACCcaatagctatttcagcttggtgcaacagttccttgacgtggtgccacgcattaatgcgataaagaggtcgacgtgcatagagggctcacggatggcctttgcccgtgttaaagcatactgggtggagatggatgctaccactgttgcagcgcgggattcggccataggtcgaatggctgctgagcactactttgaagaagttcttgagggtgctcgtttgatagagacccagtgctcaaaaaaataTTATGTTTATGTAATCTCATtataagcgaaatgcttttataaatttttataaggctatttttatacttttgcctgaaagtaatatgatgcctcctgggcggccgtttatgtatacatgtgtgtaacctgaaagattgcagccgtcggcttcaacccccacgcatataatgcggaggtgctcgcaaaaaacacacgttcacacttaacccaacgtcttggtcctattaaggaggtgatagcggagcgagcgaggcaaccggactataatgctttagcactttcacttagccataggagtttgacagtggggctactagatagcccctggtggctccgcactctcccgatcccggggtgcgtacaagcctggccggaaaatggcccttcgttaaggcggaggaattctaacattccaacaggtcatcgagtggttgaccagtctcacgctatatcatgacagtcagtttttggctttctctactgaggtgctcgtccggatgaaccaggggacaatcacagtagttctcctggtgctaccttagccggtaaagcggaacataaggcaccaaaacacaggagctgggcaaacccaacatttgaccaaagacaatgattcggagctgatgcat encodes the following:
- the LOC123108453 gene encoding pollen allergen Phl p 1; this translates as MASSSSSVLLVAVVLAAVVCGAHGIAKVPPGPNITASPASYGNKWLDAKTTWYGKPTGAGPKDNGGACGYKEVDKAPFHGMTSCGNIPIFKDGRGCGSCFELKCTKPEACSGEPTMVTITDKNEEPIAPYHFDLSGHAFGSMAKKGEEQKLRDAGEVEIKFRRVKCKYPAGTKVNFHVEKSSNENYLALVIKFLQGDGDVVGVDIKQKGEDKWTELNESWGAVWRIDTPHKLIGPFSVRYTTEGGTKTVVDDVIPKGWKPDTSYEAKGGY